In one Cloacibacillus porcorum genomic region, the following are encoded:
- a CDS encoding TAXI family TRAP transporter solute-binding subunit, producing MKKSRVLISMVILALFASAAFATTFVTIGSGGVGGTYYPLGGVMAELLTKGNVDIKATSRSTAASKENCRLVASNKAQIGMTMGSTLYQAYTGTEAFKDDGKLPLLTLMHMYAAPQHLVTTTRTGIKKFSDIKGKKVSLGAQGGGDQLLSLMILEAAGMDPDKDLRKQQLSQPEAVTALKDGNIDAAFFNFAVPGSAVMEIAAVRDVVLIPLPDDVIAKVTAKHPFLMPYTIAKGAYSKQDQDVKTVADGNFLVVNEKLPEKVAYDMVKIFIEKKEDIMKVTPQAVDFTPQKAGIGIIPFHKGAAKYFKEKGVNVESK from the coding sequence ATGAAGAAGAGCAGAGTTTTAATAAGTATGGTTATTTTGGCGCTGTTTGCCTCGGCGGCCTTCGCCACGACATTTGTGACGATCGGTTCCGGAGGAGTCGGAGGCACCTATTATCCGCTGGGCGGAGTGATGGCGGAGCTTCTTACCAAGGGTAACGTCGATATCAAGGCGACCTCGCGTTCAACGGCGGCCTCGAAAGAGAACTGCCGCCTGGTGGCTTCAAACAAGGCCCAGATAGGAATGACGATGGGCTCAACGCTGTATCAGGCGTACACGGGAACGGAAGCTTTCAAAGATGACGGCAAACTGCCGCTTTTGACGCTGATGCATATGTATGCCGCTCCGCAGCATTTGGTAACTACGACCAGAACAGGAATCAAAAAGTTCTCTGATATCAAGGGTAAAAAGGTCTCGCTCGGAGCACAGGGCGGCGGTGACCAGCTCCTTTCCCTGATGATACTTGAGGCGGCGGGTATGGACCCAGACAAGGATCTCCGCAAGCAGCAGCTCTCTCAGCCTGAGGCGGTAACTGCGCTTAAGGACGGAAATATCGACGCCGCCTTCTTCAACTTTGCGGTCCCCGGCTCTGCGGTCATGGAGATCGCGGCAGTACGCGACGTGGTGCTGATACCGCTTCCTGATGATGTTATCGCAAAGGTCACGGCGAAACATCCGTTCCTTATGCCCTATACGATAGCTAAAGGCGCGTATTCAAAACAGGACCAGGACGTCAAGACCGTCGCCGACGGAAATTTCCTTGTCGTTAACGAAAAGCTTCCTGAGAAGGTGGCCTATGACATGGTAAAGATCTTCATTGAGAAAAAAGAAGACATCATGAAGGTTACGCCTCAGGCGGTAGATTTTACGCCGCAGAAGGCCGGAATAGGCATCATACCGTTCCACAAAGGAGCGGCCAAATACTTCAAGGAAAAGGGCGTAAACGTAGAGTCGAAATAA
- a CDS encoding TRAP transporter permease, whose amino-acid sequence MADDSGKKMIPPTETVQEEKVIIVDPEESKKRILSGYQYYLVAGIAIIASIFHLYTAAFGLFDAMTQRSWHWMFMGSLLFLCYPMSQKRGSKTRIEWLDWILAGALVFGCANILYNYEAIAMREGSAIPSDIYIGCIMVFLVIEGTRRSMGWPLPIMAIIAILYGIFGPYMPGILAHGGFNLDELAPFLYLRTDGIFGVPLGVSASFIFLFILFGAFLSSSGAGQFFIDLAVAVAGRSQGGPGKAAVVASGLMGTVSGSSCGNAVTTGAFTIPLMKQAGYNSEFAGAIVACASTGGQVMPPVMGAAAFVMAQFLGVSYWEIVVAAAIPATLYFISIMAMVHFRAGKKRMARLDKEDIPKVRVVLRNGAHLLLPILALIVFLALGYSPTMAVFWSIIAIIVFSWLGDKEHRMTPKKIIAALISGGTGAIEVAAACACSGIVIGVIAITGVGLAFSSFVLSLSHGILPLALILTMIGSIILGMGVPTTAQYIITSTLAAPALAQMGVPMMSAHLFCLYFGVLADVTPPVALATYAASGIAKSNPIKTGFTALVTAAAGFLVPFMFVYNPYLLLQGNVFHILIGCVTALIGILGLSAGVQGYLASDLNIVERLLLLCVPFLIIYPTLTSNLIGVAIIAAIYIMQKINLKKKGLSGEGGIV is encoded by the coding sequence ATGGCTGACGACTCAGGCAAAAAGATGATCCCTCCGACAGAGACTGTACAGGAAGAGAAAGTCATTATTGTTGACCCGGAGGAGAGCAAAAAGAGGATATTGTCTGGATACCAGTATTACCTGGTCGCCGGAATCGCAATAATTGCCTCCATATTCCACCTTTACACCGCGGCTTTCGGCCTATTCGACGCTATGACGCAGCGGTCGTGGCACTGGATGTTTATGGGATCGCTTCTGTTTCTCTGTTATCCGATGTCTCAGAAGAGAGGCTCGAAGACAAGGATAGAGTGGCTTGACTGGATATTGGCGGGTGCGCTCGTCTTTGGATGCGCGAACATTCTCTACAATTATGAGGCCATCGCGATGCGCGAGGGATCGGCGATACCCTCTGACATATACATAGGCTGCATAATGGTTTTTCTGGTCATTGAGGGCACACGCCGCTCGATGGGGTGGCCGCTGCCGATAATGGCTATCATCGCTATTCTGTACGGTATCTTTGGCCCTTATATGCCGGGAATTCTGGCGCACGGCGGATTTAATTTAGATGAATTGGCTCCATTTCTTTATCTCAGAACGGACGGAATCTTTGGCGTACCCCTCGGAGTCTCCGCCTCATTTATATTCCTGTTCATTCTCTTTGGAGCTTTCCTTAGTTCGTCGGGAGCGGGGCAGTTCTTCATAGACCTTGCCGTCGCGGTAGCGGGCAGGAGTCAGGGCGGTCCCGGTAAGGCCGCCGTCGTCGCGAGCGGCCTGATGGGTACGGTATCTGGAAGTTCATGCGGCAACGCCGTCACCACCGGCGCGTTCACGATACCTCTAATGAAGCAGGCTGGTTATAATTCAGAATTTGCCGGAGCGATAGTTGCCTGCGCCTCGACAGGAGGGCAGGTAATGCCCCCCGTAATGGGAGCGGCGGCCTTCGTTATGGCGCAGTTCCTTGGCGTCTCATACTGGGAGATCGTCGTTGCGGCGGCGATACCGGCAACGCTTTACTTTATATCGATCATGGCGATGGTCCATTTCCGCGCCGGTAAAAAGCGTATGGCACGCCTTGATAAAGAGGATATCCCCAAGGTCAGGGTCGTTCTGCGCAATGGAGCTCACCTTCTCCTGCCGATATTGGCACTGATCGTATTTCTCGCGCTGGGTTATTCTCCGACCATGGCCGTCTTCTGGTCGATCATTGCGATAATAGTATTTTCATGGCTTGGTGACAAAGAGCACAGGATGACGCCCAAAAAGATCATCGCGGCGTTGATCTCCGGCGGTACCGGAGCTATCGAGGTGGCGGCCGCCTGCGCCTGCTCCGGCATCGTCATCGGCGTCATCGCCATCACAGGTGTGGGGCTGGCATTTTCCTCGTTTGTTCTCAGCCTGTCGCACGGAATCCTCCCGCTAGCGCTGATACTGACGATGATCGGTTCGATCATCCTGGGGATGGGTGTGCCCACTACGGCGCAGTATATCATTACCTCGACTCTGGCCGCGCCAGCGCTTGCTCAGATGGGAGTTCCCATGATGTCGGCGCATCTTTTCTGTCTCTATTTCGGTGTGCTGGCGGACGTCACGCCGCCTGTGGCGCTGGCCACCTATGCGGCCTCCGGCATCGCCAAATCGAATCCGATCAAGACTGGTTTTACGGCGCTTGTCACCGCCGCCGCCGGTTTTCTCGTCCCCTTTATGTTCGTGTACAATCCCTATTTGCTTCTCCAGGGTAATGTATTCCACATATTGATAGGCTGTGTTACGGCACTGATCGGGATACTGGGACTCTCTGCCGGAGTGCAGGGTTATCTGGCCAGCGATCTCAATATCGTGGAGAGGCTGCTTTTGCTCTGCGTTCCATTTTTGATAATATATCCGACTCTGACGAGCAACCTGATCGGAGTCGCGATAATTGCGGCAATTTATATTATGCAGAAGATCAATCTTAAAAAGAAAGGGCTTTCAGGAGAGGGAGGAATCGTGTGA
- a CDS encoding CoA transferase subunit A, which yields MPKKIIKPVVSAQEAVKCIKSGDSVMVGGFNYGGIPYTLTDALYDQGTDQLTLISNDTIYEFCGQGKLVAGGRCKKVIASHVGLNKTTGRLFHEGKMELELFPQGTYVEKIRAGGAGLGGFLTPTGVGTVVEEGKEVIEINGKKYILELPLTADVALVRAFRADRMGNLTYTGTNKNFNPTMATAAKIVIAEVDEVVNVGELNPDNIVTQGVLVDMLVLKGDSIYATRT from the coding sequence ATGCCTAAAAAAATCATCAAACCTGTGGTTTCCGCGCAAGAGGCCGTCAAATGTATAAAGAGTGGTGACTCAGTCATGGTTGGCGGGTTCAATTACGGCGGCATTCCCTATACGCTCACGGATGCGCTCTACGACCAGGGGACCGACCAGCTGACACTGATTTCCAACGACACGATCTATGAATTCTGCGGACAGGGAAAACTTGTCGCAGGCGGGCGCTGTAAGAAGGTGATCGCCTCCCATGTGGGGCTCAACAAGACTACCGGACGGCTCTTTCATGAGGGAAAGATGGAGCTTGAGCTCTTTCCGCAGGGGACATATGTAGAAAAGATCAGGGCTGGAGGCGCCGGGCTAGGCGGTTTTCTCACTCCGACAGGCGTCGGTACCGTAGTCGAAGAGGGGAAAGAGGTCATCGAGATCAATGGGAAAAAATATATCCTCGAGCTGCCGCTTACAGCCGACGTCGCCTTGGTGCGGGCCTTCAGGGCCGACCGAATGGGCAACCTTACGTACACTGGGACGAACAAGAACTTCAACCCGACGATGGCGACTGCGGCAAAGATCGTAATCGCCGAGGTGGACGAAGTCGTGAACGTAGGCGAACTGAATCCTGACAACATTGTGACCCAAGGTGTTCTTGTTGATATGCTGGTATTGAAAGGAGATTCCATCTATGCTACCAGAACTTGA
- a CDS encoding 3-oxoacid CoA-transferase subunit B, producing the protein MLPELDEQLVRERIAKRIAMEFEEGEVVNLGIGIPTLVADYIPEGKHVIFQAENGAIGIGPPPSVPNYKCIGAGGRFISLLPGGSFFSSDTSFGLIRGGHIDATVLGTLEVDQHGDLANWWIPGKSVPGMGGAMDLVVGARRVYVAMTHVTKKGAPKILKKCTLPLTAVGVVDMVVTEFAVFTIKDGKVTLIEIAPEVTQEQIRANTEADYEVAEDIAVYRGLEVA; encoded by the coding sequence ATGCTACCAGAACTTGATGAACAGCTCGTCAGAGAGCGCATAGCAAAGAGAATAGCCATGGAATTTGAGGAAGGGGAGGTGGTGAACCTCGGCATTGGAATTCCTACGCTTGTCGCCGATTACATCCCGGAGGGAAAGCATGTCATATTTCAGGCGGAAAACGGCGCCATCGGTATAGGTCCTCCTCCGTCTGTGCCGAATTACAAGTGCATAGGGGCCGGTGGGCGCTTTATCAGCCTCCTGCCAGGCGGCAGCTTCTTCTCAAGCGATACGAGTTTCGGGCTTATCAGGGGCGGCCATATCGATGCGACCGTACTGGGAACGCTGGAGGTCGATCAGCACGGCGATCTCGCAAACTGGTGGATTCCCGGCAAGAGCGTGCCAGGGATGGGAGGGGCGATGGATCTTGTTGTCGGAGCCAGGCGCGTATATGTGGCGATGACCCATGTTACAAAAAAGGGCGCTCCTAAAATATTAAAGAAATGCACGCTGCCGCTCACGGCGGTCGGCGTTGTGGATATGGTTGTGACAGAGTTTGCCGTATTTACAATAAAGGATGGAAAGGTGACCCTGATAGAGATCGCTCCGGAGGTGACCCAGGAACAGATAAGGGCAAATACAGAGGCCGATTATGAAGTTGCGGAGGATATTGCTGTCTATCGTGGATTGGAGGTCGCATAA
- a CDS encoding thiolase family protein, whose translation MEKAVILSACRTAGGKFGGQFKKFSATDLGAFALKEAVLRSGAPCESVEEVILGNGWQAGVGANPARNAMYKAGIPVNVPAFTVNIRCGSGLRTAMLAADRIRLGDAKAILAGGMESATNTPYLLPSARWGFRMGKQEALDALHADGFQCPLAGALMGEITENYVIPELSITREEQDEFSYYSHKKAAEAIEKGLFKDEIVPITLKDKKKGELILDTDEIPRRDISLEALAKLPTIFKKENGTITAGSSSALCDAGSAVFVAGAEWARVNGLKPMAEIVSYAVTATDPQHFPIAPVDAMRIALDKAGMTLEEMELIELNEAFAAQVIACHRKMPFDMEKLNVHGGAISLGHPIGASGAKILTTLIYSLINQNKEIGMASACIGGGQGVAMVIRIIK comes from the coding sequence ATGGAAAAGGCCGTTATTTTAAGCGCCTGCCGCACTGCCGGCGGAAAATTCGGCGGACAGTTTAAAAAATTTTCCGCGACGGATCTGGGAGCGTTCGCGCTCAAAGAGGCGGTGCTTCGTTCCGGCGCTCCGTGTGAATCGGTGGAAGAGGTCATTTTAGGCAACGGCTGGCAGGCTGGCGTGGGAGCCAATCCGGCACGTAACGCGATGTATAAAGCCGGTATCCCTGTAAATGTTCCCGCCTTCACCGTCAATATCCGCTGCGGTTCGGGGCTGCGCACAGCCATGTTGGCCGCCGACAGGATACGTCTCGGCGACGCGAAGGCGATCCTCGCCGGAGGTATGGAAAGCGCTACCAACACCCCCTATCTTCTGCCTAGCGCCCGCTGGGGATTCCGTATGGGCAAACAAGAGGCGCTTGACGCGCTGCACGCCGACGGCTTCCAATGTCCTTTGGCGGGTGCGCTTATGGGAGAGATAACTGAGAATTACGTGATACCCGAGCTCTCCATTACCCGCGAAGAGCAGGACGAATTTTCATACTACAGCCATAAAAAGGCGGCAGAGGCTATAGAGAAGGGCCTGTTCAAGGATGAGATCGTACCGATAACATTAAAAGATAAGAAAAAAGGCGAGCTTATTTTAGATACGGACGAGATACCGCGCAGGGATATTTCGCTGGAAGCGTTGGCAAAGCTGCCGACGATCTTTAAAAAAGAAAATGGTACGATAACGGCAGGTTCCAGCTCTGCGCTCTGTGACGCGGGAAGCGCGGTATTTGTCGCTGGCGCGGAATGGGCACGGGTGAACGGATTGAAGCCAATGGCGGAGATCGTGAGCTATGCAGTTACGGCGACCGACCCGCAGCACTTCCCGATCGCTCCCGTTGATGCGATGAGAATAGCTCTTGACAAGGCGGGCATGACCCTGGAAGAGATGGAATTGATCGAACTCAACGAGGCCTTCGCGGCTCAGGTGATCGCCTGCCATAGAAAAATGCCGTTTGACATGGAAAAGCTCAACGTACACGGCGGAGCGATATCTCTGGGGCATCCCATAGGAGCCAGCGGGGCGAAAATATTAACGACTTTGATCTATAGCCTCATCAATCAGAATAAAGAGATCGGCATGGCCAGCGCCTGTATCGGCGGCGGTCAGGGGGTTGCAATGGTGATTCGGATAATAAAATAG
- a CDS encoding SDR family NAD(P)-dependent oxidoreductase: protein MDYKNMMDFRGKSVLITGGTGGIGGELARAFASCGAKVAITGRNMEAAKAVLADCRALNAEACFVSCDLLKTESIPTMVAECIDRLGRIDILCNHAGFNNRKPALEYTESEWDRLLDVDLKAVFFTAAAVARRMVDNGVRGKIINTSSVSSARGHKNLAAYAAAKGGIRQLTKVLAHEWAEYGINVNAVAPGYVVTPQTERYLSDQATRDKLLAHIPLARFGRPCDVAATALFLASEGASYITGQTVFVEGGRLID from the coding sequence ATGGACTACAAAAATATGATGGATTTCAGGGGAAAGAGCGTACTTATCACAGGCGGGACCGGCGGCATCGGCGGCGAGTTGGCGCGTGCCTTCGCCTCCTGCGGCGCGAAGGTGGCGATCACCGGCAGAAACATGGAGGCGGCGAAGGCGGTGCTCGCGGACTGCCGCGCCCTAAACGCCGAAGCCTGTTTCGTAAGCTGCGACCTACTGAAGACGGAAAGCATTCCCACAATGGTCGCGGAGTGCATCGACAGACTTGGGAGGATCGACATCCTCTGCAACCACGCCGGATTCAACAACAGAAAACCGGCGCTTGAGTACACGGAAAGCGAGTGGGACAGACTGCTGGACGTCGACCTGAAGGCCGTCTTCTTTACCGCGGCCGCCGTCGCCCGGCGCATGGTGGACAACGGCGTCAGGGGCAAGATAATAAACACCTCCTCCGTCTCCTCGGCGCGCGGCCACAAAAACCTCGCGGCATACGCCGCCGCGAAGGGCGGCATCCGCCAGCTGACAAAGGTGCTGGCCCACGAGTGGGCCGAATACGGCATCAACGTCAACGCCGTCGCCCCAGGTTACGTCGTAACGCCGCAGACGGAACGCTACCTGAGCGACCAGGCGACCCGCGACAAACTGCTCGCGCACATCCCCTTGGCCCGCTTCGGCCGCCCGTGCGACGTCGCCGCCACGGCCCTCTTCCTCGCCTCCGAGGGCGCCTCCTACATAACGGGACAGACGGTCTTCGTCGAGGGCGGCAGGCTGATAGATTAG
- a CDS encoding thiamine pyrophosphate-binding protein, which yields MMKASKAVLAMLKAYNVTDVFGLPGETTLSLYEAWEEYPEIKYHLTRDERNSVFMADAYAKATGRVGICEGPSVGATHMVPGVVEAFQSCVPLIVMTTDIDLKTGPKNMLTGFDQSALFKSIAKDSLTVTDASEIPHLFRRAFRTATTGRPGPVHIRIPMDTLEGEVADGDIYAQSRYAAFPGCRNSAAAADIMEAAKILAAARRPVMICGQGVVHSSAWEEAAQLSKMQDMPVGSTINAKGCISDQEALSMGVIGARGGREWNNKMIKEADVVLFAATSTDSANTDGWNIPSPASVQKFIQIDISERELGNNYDALPLFGDVRETLAALAAALEGMPRPDRGAWAARCAEEKAAHEKRLEGVMARYGDELHPLSLVRAVERLTPDTTFFAVDPGSSAIYSSCFLRIGRAGRRAAYNFSMGALGYAIPAAMGARCGTAAEAPVIGLIGDGSFGFCGAELETAARLGLKIVYVLFNNGAFGWIRGTQRVHSKAEITESFRRFTDFAEVDYVKFAESMGLRGYRVGGMKEFEEVFKKCLAADGPSLIDVPLPPEDRQLPPVPGWAAAKIAKDEDMTY from the coding sequence ATGATGAAGGCAAGCAAAGCAGTTCTTGCGATGCTCAAGGCTTATAACGTGACCGATGTCTTCGGCCTGCCCGGCGAGACGACGCTGAGCCTCTACGAAGCCTGGGAGGAATATCCCGAGATAAAATACCACCTTACGAGAGACGAGAGGAACTCCGTCTTTATGGCCGACGCCTACGCGAAGGCCACCGGCCGCGTCGGGATCTGCGAGGGACCGAGCGTCGGCGCTACGCACATGGTGCCCGGCGTCGTCGAAGCCTTCCAGTCCTGCGTGCCGCTCATCGTAATGACGACCGACATCGACCTCAAGACGGGGCCCAAAAATATGCTGACCGGCTTCGACCAGTCGGCGCTCTTCAAAAGCATCGCCAAAGATTCCCTCACCGTCACCGACGCCAGCGAGATACCGCACCTCTTCCGGCGCGCCTTCCGCACCGCAACGACCGGCCGTCCCGGCCCCGTCCACATCCGCATCCCGATGGATACCTTAGAGGGTGAAGTGGCGGACGGCGATATATATGCGCAGAGCCGTTACGCGGCCTTCCCCGGATGCCGGAACAGCGCGGCGGCGGCGGACATCATGGAGGCGGCGAAGATACTTGCCGCGGCGCGCCGCCCGGTGATGATCTGCGGACAGGGGGTCGTCCACTCCTCAGCCTGGGAGGAGGCGGCGCAGCTGTCAAAGATGCAGGATATGCCGGTGGGCTCTACGATCAACGCCAAGGGCTGTATTAGCGACCAGGAGGCGCTGTCGATGGGCGTCATCGGCGCGCGCGGCGGCCGTGAGTGGAACAACAAGATGATAAAAGAGGCCGACGTCGTGCTCTTCGCGGCGACCAGTACCGACTCCGCCAATACGGACGGCTGGAACATCCCCTCGCCAGCTTCGGTGCAGAAGTTTATCCAGATAGATATCTCCGAACGCGAGCTTGGCAACAACTATGACGCGCTGCCGCTCTTCGGGGACGTGCGCGAGACGCTCGCGGCCCTCGCGGCGGCGCTTGAAGGAATGCCGCGCCCAGACCGCGGCGCGTGGGCCGCGCGCTGCGCCGAAGAAAAGGCGGCGCATGAAAAGAGGCTGGAGGGCGTAATGGCGCGTTACGGCGACGAGCTGCACCCGCTTTCACTCGTGCGCGCGGTCGAGAGGCTGACACCCGATACAACCTTCTTCGCCGTCGACCCCGGAAGTTCGGCGATCTACTCCTCCTGCTTCCTGCGTATCGGACGCGCGGGCAGGCGCGCCGCCTACAACTTCTCCATGGGCGCGCTCGGCTACGCGATACCGGCGGCAATGGGGGCACGGTGCGGTACGGCGGCGGAGGCCCCCGTGATAGGGCTCATCGGCGACGGCAGCTTCGGCTTCTGCGGCGCGGAGCTGGAGACGGCGGCTCGCCTCGGGCTGAAGATCGTTTACGTCCTCTTCAATAACGGGGCCTTCGGCTGGATACGCGGCACCCAGCGCGTCCACAGCAAAGCGGAGATCACAGAAAGCTTCCGCCGCTTCACCGACTTTGCGGAGGTCGACTACGTTAAATTTGCCGAATCCATGGGACTCAGAGGCTACCGCGTGGGCGGCATGAAGGAGTTTGAGGAGGTATTCAAAAAATGCCTCGCCGCCGACGGGCCAAGCCTCATCGACGTACCGCTGCCGCCGGAAGACCGGCAGCTTCCCCCAGTTCCCGGCTGGGCCGCCGCGAAGATCGCCAAAGACGAGGATATGACATACTAG